One stretch of Pseudomonadota bacterium DNA includes these proteins:
- a CDS encoding response regulator, with protein MKKKILVIEDNEQNLYLVTFILEKHGYEVFAAQDGQEGINMAVSIMPELILLDIQLPVMDGYAVARHLRANPDLAQIPIIAVTSYAMTGDREKTIEAGCNGYIEKPINPDTFIQQVEQHLIKA; from the coding sequence ATGAAGAAAAAAATCTTAGTCATCGAGGATAACGAGCAGAATCTTTATCTCGTAACCTTTATCCTGGAAAAACATGGTTATGAGGTTTTTGCGGCTCAGGACGGACAGGAAGGAATCAACATGGCTGTTTCAATAATGCCGGAGCTTATCCTTCTCGATATTCAGCTTCCTGTCATGGATGGATATGCCGTTGCCAGACACCTTAGAGCAAACCCTGACCTTGCGCAGATTCCCATTATAGCGGTAACATCCTATGCTATGACAGGAGACCGGGAGAAGACAATTGAAGCAGGGTGCAACGGGTATATCGAAAAGCCGATTAACCCTGATACCTTCATACAACAAGTTGA